From one Fimbriimonadaceae bacterium genomic stretch:
- a CDS encoding 2,3-bisphosphoglycerate-dependent phosphoglycerate mutase, with protein MPKLVLIRHGQSLWNLENRFTGWVDVPLTAAGEEEARAAASAIREIAFDVAYTSALTRAQRTLEILLEELGVKLPIIRDQALNERFYGDLQGLNKDELRAQYGPEQVKLWRRSYDTPPPGGESLKDTAARTLPFFERCILGDIRQGKNVLVVAHGNSNRSIVMKLDNLTGDEVVGLELATGAPRIYDLDENGHPR; from the coding sequence ATGCCCAAGCTCGTTCTCATCCGCCACGGCCAGTCTCTTTGGAACCTCGAGAATCGATTCACCGGTTGGGTCGACGTTCCCCTGACGGCTGCGGGCGAGGAGGAGGCCAGGGCGGCCGCAAGCGCGATCCGGGAGATCGCGTTCGATGTTGCCTACACGAGCGCGCTTACCCGGGCCCAGCGGACGCTGGAGATCCTCTTGGAGGAGTTGGGGGTCAAACTGCCGATCATCCGAGACCAAGCCCTCAACGAGCGGTTTTACGGCGATCTCCAAGGGTTGAACAAGGACGAGCTTCGCGCGCAGTACGGCCCCGAGCAGGTCAAACTGTGGCGTCGAAGCTACGACACGCCGCCTCCGGGGGGCGAGTCGCTCAAGGACACCGCCGCACGCACCCTGCCCTTCTTCGAGCGGTGCATCCTGGGCGATATTCGGCAGGGAAAGAACGTGTTGGTCGTGGCCCACGGCAACTCGAACCGATCGATCGTGATGAAGCTGGACAACCTCACCGGAGACGAAGTGGTCGGCCTCGAGCTCGCCACAGGCGCGCCGCGCATCTACGATCTGGACGAGAACGGCCACCCCCGCTAA
- a CDS encoding dihydroorotase yields the protein MQFDLLVRGGTLATANGTFEGDIGIAEGRIAAVGALDDASAAEVLDATHLTVLPGVIDSHTHMREPGLEQKENLASGTRAAVLGGVTTLFEMPNTTPPTVSREALEDKLSRARGRAWTDHAFYIGATLENIEALAELETLPGACGVKLFMGSSTGDLLVSEDPDVLRVLKSGTRRIAVHSEDEPRLRERIAAFAHPKVEQHPLIRDSECARLATERLIRMCEETRRPVHILHVSTAEEIPLIVEAKRRGLPVSAEVCPQHLFFAAPDCYTRLGTRAQQNPPLRDATHQAALRAALAAGVFDTVGTDHAPHLVEEKARPYPLSPSGMPGVQTLVPVMLTLVSQGVLGLGQFVRAVSEGPVRLFAIEGKGALAEGMDADLTVVDLEAERVLEQSWIASRCGWSPYLGERLRGWPVHTVVRGAVAVRDGELFGNPSGVPVRFGRMV from the coding sequence GTGCAGTTCGATCTCCTGGTACGCGGCGGCACCCTGGCGACGGCGAACGGAACGTTCGAAGGCGACATCGGCATCGCCGAAGGCCGGATCGCCGCCGTGGGCGCCCTGGACGACGCCTCGGCCGCGGAAGTGCTCGACGCCACCCATCTGACCGTGTTGCCGGGTGTGATCGACTCCCACACGCACATGCGGGAGCCGGGGCTGGAACAAAAGGAGAACCTCGCGTCGGGAACGCGCGCGGCGGTGCTTGGGGGCGTCACCACCCTTTTCGAGATGCCGAACACCACTCCTCCGACGGTCAGCCGCGAGGCTCTCGAAGACAAACTCTCGCGGGCGCGGGGCAGGGCGTGGACCGATCACGCCTTCTACATCGGGGCGACCCTCGAGAACATCGAGGCCCTGGCCGAGTTGGAAACGCTTCCCGGAGCGTGCGGCGTGAAGCTGTTCATGGGCAGTTCGACCGGCGACCTGCTCGTGAGCGAGGACCCCGACGTGTTGCGCGTGCTGAAGTCGGGGACCCGCCGAATCGCCGTCCACTCCGAGGACGAGCCGCGCCTGAGGGAGCGGATCGCCGCCTTTGCGCATCCGAAGGTCGAGCAACACCCGCTCATTCGCGACTCCGAGTGTGCGCGGCTGGCAACCGAGCGCTTGATCCGCATGTGCGAGGAGACGCGGCGTCCCGTCCACATCCTGCACGTCAGCACCGCGGAGGAGATCCCTCTGATCGTCGAGGCCAAGCGCCGCGGCCTGCCCGTCAGCGCCGAGGTTTGCCCGCAGCACCTGTTCTTCGCGGCTCCGGACTGCTACACGCGCCTTGGAACGCGGGCGCAGCAGAACCCGCCGCTGCGCGACGCCACGCACCAGGCGGCGCTGAGGGCCGCCTTGGCCGCAGGCGTGTTCGACACCGTGGGCACCGACCATGCGCCCCATCTGGTCGAGGAGAAGGCCCGTCCGTATCCCCTCAGCCCAAGCGGCATGCCCGGGGTGCAAACGCTCGTGCCGGTCATGCTCACCCTGGTCAGCCAGGGGGTTCTCGGCCTCGGGCAGTTCGTCAGGGCTGTGAGCGAAGGGCCCGTCCGACTCTTCGCCATCGAGGGCAAGGGCGCCCTTGCGGAGGGCATGGACGCCGATTTGACGGTGGTGGACCTCGAGGCGGAGCGGGTGCTCGAGCAGTCGTGGATCGCGTCGCGCTGCGGCTGGAGCCCCTATTTGGGCGAGCGACTCCGCGGGTGGCCCGTCCACACGGTGGTGCGAGGGGCCGTCGCGGTGCGCGACGGCGAGCTGTTCGGGAATCCGAGCGGCGTCCCGGTACGGTTTGGGAGGATGGTCTGA
- a CDS encoding C1 family peptidase — MATTPAARSVELDAHMLAECRTAFASDPRNRQAMNALCTTPLAKAALNRSRVVLVDHSFSHHLKEGASTSQNQSGRCWLFAALNTLRAQARSNMNVGDEFELSQSYLTFWDKFEKANFFLESILGTLEEPEGSRLLSWLLASPIQDGGQWHMFVSLVKKYGVVPKTVMPETDSSSATGPMVFQVTHVLRDAAWRLRRMASEGSSEDALRATKNAAMKDVYRMLAVHLGEPPTRFHWQWRDKDRAFVRDGEITPQEFYERHLHADLDQKICLIHDPRPQHPFNRLYTVQYLGNVVGGDPIAYVNVEMPVMKRAAIAQLVDGEPVWFGNDVGKHLDRDLGVMDLEIHDTALLYGVTPTIDKAGRLSYGQSQMTHAMVFTGVDLDEAGRPLKWRVENSWGDKCGDKGYLQMTDRWFDEYMYEVVVDQRHVSDEVRAVLEQEPIELDPWDPMGSLA; from the coding sequence ATGGCCACTACTCCCGCCGCCCGCTCGGTTGAACTCGATGCCCACATGCTCGCAGAGTGCCGCACGGCCTTTGCCAGCGATCCCCGCAACCGTCAGGCGATGAACGCCCTATGCACGACGCCCCTCGCCAAGGCGGCCCTGAACCGCAGCCGGGTCGTCCTCGTCGACCACTCGTTCAGCCATCACCTCAAGGAGGGCGCGAGCACCTCCCAGAACCAGAGCGGCCGGTGCTGGCTGTTCGCCGCGCTCAACACGCTCCGAGCCCAAGCCCGATCGAACATGAACGTGGGCGATGAGTTCGAGCTCAGCCAGAGCTACCTGACGTTCTGGGACAAGTTTGAAAAGGCGAACTTCTTCCTCGAGTCCATCTTGGGCACCCTCGAGGAGCCGGAGGGCAGTCGCCTCCTCAGTTGGCTGCTGGCTTCGCCCATTCAAGACGGGGGGCAGTGGCACATGTTCGTGAGCCTCGTGAAGAAGTACGGAGTGGTTCCCAAGACCGTGATGCCCGAAACCGACAGCAGCAGCGCGACCGGTCCCATGGTGTTTCAAGTCACCCACGTGCTTCGGGACGCCGCGTGGAGATTGCGCCGCATGGCTTCGGAAGGGAGTTCCGAGGACGCTCTGCGCGCCACGAAGAACGCGGCGATGAAGGACGTGTACCGGATGCTCGCGGTGCACCTGGGAGAGCCCCCGACACGCTTCCATTGGCAGTGGCGGGACAAAGACCGCGCGTTCGTGCGCGATGGCGAAATCACACCGCAGGAGTTCTACGAGCGCCACCTGCACGCGGATCTCGATCAGAAGATCTGCCTCATCCACGATCCGAGGCCTCAGCACCCGTTCAACCGCCTCTACACGGTCCAGTATCTGGGCAACGTCGTCGGAGGCGATCCCATCGCCTACGTGAACGTCGAGATGCCCGTGATGAAGCGGGCGGCGATCGCCCAGCTCGTCGACGGCGAGCCCGTGTGGTTCGGCAACGATGTGGGCAAGCATCTCGACCGCGACCTCGGCGTGATGGACCTTGAGATCCACGACACGGCGCTGCTCTACGGCGTGACGCCGACGATCGACAAGGCGGGACGGCTCAGCTACGGCCAATCGCAGATGACGCACGCCATGGTGTTCACCGGGGTCGACCTCGACGAGGCGGGACGGCCGCTGAAGTGGCGGGTCGAGAACTCGTGGGGCGACAAGTGCGGCGACAAGGGCTACCTTCAGATGACCGACCGGTGGTTCGACGAGTACATGTACGAGGTCGTCGTCGATCAGCGCCACGTGTCCGACGAGGTGAGGGCCGTGCTCGAGCAGGAACCCATCGAACTGGATCCGTGGGATCCGATGGGGTCGCTGGCCTAG
- a CDS encoding homocysteine S-methyltransferase family protein, translating into MKLESALLDVLAERVLVWDGAMGTQIQAAGLVEADFVLREGQAAGPESTAACARLGGRTLEGCNELLSLTRPDAIEAIHARYFEAGADLVETNTFGATSIVLAEYEIAELEYELALASARIAARTAQRYSTPAKPRFVVGALGPGTKLVSLGQTSWAELEHTYGRAFLGLLEGGADALMLETLQDLLMVKAGIVAAERAMAESGRRVPLFVQVTMEQTGTMLMGTEIGAALNMLEAFPSVSAIGINCATGPVEMAPHVRFLGNNSTRPLSIQPNAGLPQMKAGQAVYKLTPEELASHHDRFVRDHGAALCGGCCGTTPEHIRAVAGEVGGRAHSADCHWLRVLGVFPGFDFEIRGEEQEAAFALVGCSSLYQFQPYRQDTSFLIVGEKTNANGSKAFREMLAAENWEGLTELARELEGEGSHVLDVCTAYVGRDEERDMRTLLSHYNRQVTVPLMIDSTEVNVIEASLQHLAGKPIVNSVNYEDGGERLERVLALCRRYGAAVVALTIDEEGMAKTVERKVAVAERILARTRGHGIADHDVFMDCLTFTLGSGDEEFREAGKATIEAIAELRKRHPNANTILGVSNISFGLRPAARQVLNSAFLHYALEAGLTSAIVHFSKIQPENKIEPEVWKIATDLVYDRREYAEVAG; encoded by the coding sequence ATGAAGTTGGAATCCGCCCTGCTGGACGTCCTCGCCGAGCGCGTCTTGGTGTGGGACGGTGCCATGGGCACGCAGATCCAGGCTGCCGGACTGGTGGAGGCAGACTTCGTGCTTCGGGAGGGTCAAGCTGCCGGTCCGGAGTCCACGGCAGCGTGCGCGCGTTTGGGGGGCCGCACCTTGGAGGGCTGCAACGAACTGCTCTCGCTCACGCGCCCGGACGCGATCGAGGCGATCCATGCCCGCTACTTCGAGGCGGGGGCCGACCTCGTGGAGACCAACACGTTCGGCGCGACTTCCATCGTGCTCGCCGAGTACGAGATCGCCGAGTTGGAGTACGAGTTGGCACTCGCCTCGGCACGGATCGCCGCTCGGACGGCCCAACGCTATTCGACCCCCGCGAAACCTCGCTTCGTCGTGGGGGCTCTCGGGCCCGGCACCAAGCTCGTCAGCTTGGGCCAAACGAGTTGGGCCGAGTTGGAGCACACCTACGGCCGTGCTTTCCTGGGATTGCTCGAAGGCGGCGCAGACGCGCTGATGCTGGAGACGCTGCAGGACCTCCTGATGGTCAAGGCGGGCATCGTCGCGGCGGAGAGGGCGATGGCCGAGTCGGGGCGACGGGTGCCGCTGTTCGTGCAGGTCACCATGGAGCAGACGGGCACGATGCTCATGGGCACCGAGATCGGGGCGGCTCTCAACATGCTCGAGGCGTTTCCCTCCGTCAGCGCGATCGGCATCAACTGCGCGACGGGGCCGGTCGAGATGGCGCCCCACGTGCGCTTCCTCGGGAACAACAGCACCCGCCCCTTGAGCATCCAGCCCAACGCGGGTCTCCCGCAGATGAAGGCGGGTCAGGCCGTGTACAAGCTGACTCCGGAGGAGTTGGCTTCGCACCACGACCGATTCGTCCGGGACCACGGGGCGGCGCTTTGCGGCGGCTGCTGCGGCACGACGCCAGAGCACATCCGCGCCGTGGCCGGGGAGGTCGGCGGTCGGGCGCATTCCGCGGATTGCCACTGGCTCCGCGTTCTGGGCGTCTTTCCAGGTTTCGATTTCGAGATCCGTGGCGAGGAGCAGGAGGCGGCGTTCGCCCTCGTGGGGTGTTCGAGCCTCTACCAGTTCCAACCGTATCGGCAGGACACGAGCTTCCTCATTGTCGGCGAGAAGACCAACGCCAACGGAAGCAAAGCGTTCCGCGAGATGCTGGCCGCGGAGAACTGGGAGGGGCTCACGGAGCTGGCGCGCGAACTCGAGGGCGAGGGGTCGCACGTGCTGGACGTCTGTACCGCGTATGTGGGCCGCGACGAGGAGCGGGACATGCGGACGCTGCTTTCGCACTACAACCGCCAGGTCACGGTTCCCCTGATGATCGACTCGACCGAGGTCAACGTGATCGAGGCGTCGCTGCAGCACCTTGCCGGCAAGCCCATCGTGAACTCGGTGAACTACGAAGACGGGGGCGAACGGCTGGAACGGGTGTTGGCGCTGTGTCGCCGTTACGGAGCGGCCGTCGTCGCCCTGACGATCGACGAGGAGGGCATGGCCAAGACCGTGGAGCGCAAGGTCGCCGTGGCCGAGCGGATTCTCGCCCGGACGCGCGGGCACGGGATCGCGGACCACGACGTTTTCATGGATTGCCTCACGTTCACGCTCGGTTCGGGCGACGAGGAGTTCCGCGAAGCGGGGAAGGCGACGATCGAGGCCATTGCCGAGTTGCGAAAGCGGCACCCGAACGCCAACACGATCCTCGGGGTGAGCAACATCAGCTTCGGCTTGCGGCCGGCCGCGCGCCAAGTTCTGAACTCGGCGTTCCTGCACTACGCCCTCGAGGCGGGGCTCACAAGCGCGATCGTGCACTTCTCGAAGATCCAACCCGAGAACAAGATCGAGCCCGAGGTGTGGAAGATCGCCACGGACCTTGTTTACGATCGACGGGAATACGCCGAAGTCGCGGGGTAG
- a CDS encoding FKBP-type peptidyl-prolyl cis-trans isomerase, producing MLIFGLALAALSIAGVPQDPPAAVLGDEVTVGFKATSGETVVDSTEERPPLVLELGKRDLIQGYVQLPMPSLDKGIVGMHVGDSRTIEVPGSELFPGLQVGGLKSDAPMKFEVKLLYLQKPGATPAIAIEELAPGEGPEAKAGDSVEVHYRGTFLNGVGFDNSYDRGQPFTVKLGGGQVIKGFDQGLVGMKTGGKRRVTIPYQLAYGAQGRGGGMPPKSTLVFELEVMSIKSGQ from the coding sequence ATGCTGATTTTCGGCCTTGCTCTAGCCGCCCTGTCGATTGCGGGCGTGCCCCAAGATCCGCCCGCGGCCGTCCTCGGCGACGAGGTGACCGTCGGGTTCAAAGCCACTTCCGGCGAAACCGTTGTGGACTCGACGGAGGAGCGGCCGCCGCTCGTCCTCGAACTGGGCAAGCGCGATCTGATCCAGGGGTACGTCCAACTGCCCATGCCATCGCTCGACAAGGGCATCGTCGGCATGCACGTCGGCGACTCGCGGACCATCGAGGTTCCCGGCTCCGAACTGTTTCCAGGGCTGCAGGTGGGCGGGCTGAAGTCGGACGCGCCGATGAAGTTCGAAGTCAAGTTGCTCTACCTTCAGAAGCCAGGCGCGACTCCCGCCATCGCGATCGAGGAGTTGGCGCCCGGCGAGGGGCCCGAGGCAAAGGCCGGCGATTCGGTGGAGGTCCACTACCGGGGCACGTTCCTCAACGGTGTGGGATTTGACAACTCGTACGACCGGGGCCAGCCGTTCACGGTGAAGCTCGGGGGCGGCCAGGTGATCAAGGGGTTCGACCAGGGGTTGGTCGGCATGAAGACGGGTGGCAAGCGGCGCGTGACGATCCCGTACCAGCTCGCCTACGGCGCGCAGGGAAGGGGCGGGGGCATGCCCCCGAAGAGCACCCTCGTGTTCGAGTTGGAAGTGATGTCGATCAAGTCGGGCCAGTAA
- the rpsT gene encoding 30S ribosomal protein S20, producing MANIKSSKKDIKRSERKRLVNQGVRSALKTHIKKTKVAAAAGDSEATAQALVVAIKSLDKAVQRGIIHKNAAARRKSRVAKAANAALKK from the coding sequence ATGGCAAACATCAAGTCGAGCAAGAAAGACATCAAGCGCAGCGAGCGCAAGCGCCTCGTGAACCAAGGCGTGCGCAGCGCGCTGAAGACGCACATCAAGAAGACCAAGGTCGCTGCGGCCGCCGGTGATTCCGAGGCGACCGCCCAGGCGCTGGTCGTGGCGATCAAGTCGTTGGACAAGGCCGTTCAGCGCGGCATCATCCACAAGAACGCCGCCGCACGACGCAAGTCGCGCGTCGCCAAGGCCGCCAACGCGGCGCTCAAGAAGTAG
- a CDS encoding prepilin-type N-terminal cleavage/methylation domain-containing protein encodes MKNHSRRGFTLIELMVVVAIIALLAALLFPVFARAKAAAKQATCISNLKQIGSSILLYMADYDDVFPHALDASDKYAPDIWAHEPEFYARIPYMPLLSEALQPYLKNQGVFHCPSDTGTQVLDNHFGERFESAPSMFATFGSSYFFRTEIAFRAFTQTRFQLPADVNVLFDGAGHWHGSARAITMEDDFGTMFELLGKYRYNTLFGDMHAKSLTRDGLDRAWNVAL; translated from the coding sequence ATGAAGAACCACTCGCGCCGGGGATTCACGTTGATCGAGCTGATGGTCGTCGTCGCGATCATCGCTTTGCTTGCCGCGCTGCTGTTTCCCGTCTTTGCCCGCGCCAAGGCCGCGGCCAAGCAGGCGACCTGCATCTCCAACCTCAAGCAGATCGGTTCGTCGATCCTGCTCTACATGGCCGACTACGACGACGTGTTTCCACACGCTCTCGACGCTTCGGACAAGTACGCGCCCGACATTTGGGCGCACGAGCCGGAGTTTTACGCGCGCATTCCGTACATGCCCTTGCTCAGCGAAGCCCTGCAGCCCTATCTGAAGAACCAAGGCGTGTTCCACTGCCCTTCCGATACGGGAACCCAGGTGCTGGACAACCACTTCGGCGAGCGTTTCGAATCCGCGCCTTCGATGTTCGCGACCTTCGGCTCCAGCTACTTCTTCCGCACGGAGATCGCTTTCCGCGCCTTCACCCAGACCCGGTTCCAGCTCCCCGCCGACGTGAACGTCCTGTTCGACGGGGCCGGCCACTGGCACGGTTCGGCTCGAGCGATCACGATGGAGGACGATTTCGGCACCATGTTCGAGCTGCTGGGCAAATACCGCTACAACACGCTCTTTGGGGATATGCACGCCAAGTCGCTGACACGCGACGGACTGGACCGCGCCTGGAACGTCGCCCTGTGA
- a CDS encoding amidohydrolase family protein encodes MIVRPYGVVIDGDLELGLELEVEEGRIVALRPHTGIPEPYVVSPAFVNAHSHFEYLGLEGRVTGDDYWSWIRELTRMKADQNPDDVRADALRAGALNRATGVAWVAEHSDRPGSGEAMAATGLDGVIFQEVITLREYADPGQKLEQVLERAARNREAFGGPVYANPHAHHTVAPEPLRALGGSGHPLSIHVAETEHESQFTRYGEGPIADFYRLANLPVRPSGMSVVGTLALLGCVRKGVQFVHCCAIEDGDLELMAEGGVTVAHCPRSNRRLECPAAPVREMLDAGIPVGLGLDSAASSGPIDMFAEMREALATSHARGRPVSPQEVWRMATERGRESVPVPGEPWRIEPCSAVPLIAIQVPGASSVADLIAHGAPEQVAWL; translated from the coding sequence GTGATCGTTCGACCGTACGGCGTGGTGATCGACGGGGATCTCGAGCTGGGTTTGGAGCTCGAGGTCGAGGAGGGGCGGATCGTCGCGTTGCGCCCCCACACCGGGATTCCCGAACCCTACGTCGTCTCGCCGGCGTTCGTCAACGCCCACTCGCATTTCGAGTACCTCGGGCTGGAGGGCCGGGTGACCGGGGACGACTACTGGTCTTGGATCCGCGAACTCACCCGGATGAAGGCGGATCAGAACCCGGACGACGTGCGGGCGGATGCCCTCCGCGCCGGCGCGCTGAACCGGGCGACGGGCGTGGCCTGGGTGGCCGAGCATTCGGACCGGCCGGGCTCGGGCGAGGCGATGGCCGCGACGGGACTCGACGGGGTGATCTTCCAAGAGGTGATCACGCTTCGGGAGTACGCCGACCCCGGCCAGAAGCTCGAGCAGGTGTTGGAGCGGGCCGCGCGGAATCGCGAAGCGTTCGGGGGGCCCGTCTATGCGAACCCCCACGCGCACCACACCGTGGCGCCGGAGCCGCTGCGCGCCTTGGGCGGGAGTGGCCATCCCTTGAGTATCCACGTGGCCGAAACCGAGCACGAATCGCAGTTCACGCGCTACGGGGAAGGCCCGATCGCGGATTTCTACCGCCTCGCGAACCTGCCGGTCCGGCCGAGTGGGATGAGCGTGGTCGGGACGTTGGCGCTGCTGGGTTGCGTGCGGAAGGGCGTCCAGTTCGTCCACTGCTGCGCGATCGAGGACGGAGATCTGGAGCTGATGGCCGAGGGCGGCGTGACGGTGGCGCACTGTCCCCGGTCGAATCGGCGCCTCGAGTGTCCCGCGGCGCCGGTCCGGGAGATGCTCGACGCGGGCATTCCGGTGGGGTTGGGCTTGGACTCGGCGGCGAGCAGCGGCCCGATCGACATGTTCGCGGAGATGCGCGAGGCGTTGGCGACGTCGCACGCGCGGGGACGTCCGGTGAGCCCGCAGGAGGTTTGGCGCATGGCCACCGAGAGGGGGCGCGAGAGCGTTCCGGTACCGGGCGAGCCGTGGCGCATCGAACCCTGTTCGGCAGTGCCCCTGATCGCGATCCAGGTTCCGGGTGCGTCGAGCGTCGCCGACCTCATCGCCCACGGGGCGCCGGAGCAGGTGGCTTGGCTGTGA
- a CDS encoding MGMT family protein → MTLDALWAIVRSIPEGKCASYGEVGAALFEPATGFQVGRWMARCPDDVPWWRVVSKQGRFPITRRHPSLGFQQRELLEREGVTFAGDAVDMAASGWIPPPQR, encoded by the coding sequence GTGACCCTCGACGCGCTCTGGGCGATCGTGCGCTCGATTCCAGAGGGGAAGTGCGCCTCGTACGGGGAGGTGGGTGCCGCCCTCTTCGAACCTGCGACGGGATTCCAGGTGGGAAGGTGGATGGCCCGCTGCCCGGACGACGTGCCGTGGTGGCGTGTCGTCTCGAAGCAGGGCCGGTTTCCCATCACCCGCCGACACCCTTCGCTTGGCTTCCAGCAGAGGGAACTGCTCGAACGGGAAGGGGTGACGTTTGCGGGAGACGCCGTCGACATGGCCGCGTCCGGCTGGATCCCCCCGCCGCAACGTTAG
- a CDS encoding gamma-glutamyltransferase family protein: MVHPAPETAPARRMPLYARNVVATSQPLAAAAGVEALRRGGNAVDAALATAIALTVVEPTGNGIGSDAFALVWSGGTLQGLNGSGRLPAQWDPSRVDGLTEMPARGWDSVTVPGAVATWVDLSARFGRMPFSELFDAAIRYAEDGFPVSPVIAAGWARSAAVFGEFGPWRDTFLPEGRPPQAGEIVRLPDHAETLALIAETEGEAFYRGEMANRIVEDARSHGTAWSLEDLANHRSVWVAPLSVEYRGCEVHEIPPNGQGLAALVALGILDRLGGAAARDSADWVHLQIEATKVGLALIAEHLADPQSMRIDPAAMLEERALAAWAASIDPTNAADPRPTLPADPGTVLLCAADDEGMMVSFIQSNYQGFGSGVVVPGTGIAMQNRACGFRLEPGHPNEPAPSKRPFHTIIPGFATRNGQPLLAFGVMGGPMQAQGHVQMVERILGAGQDPQEASDAARWQVAGSDLWLEAGFPESTARELEARGHRVVRHQPPGLFGGAQAIMRLDDAYCAASDSRKDGCAQGF, translated from the coding sequence ATGGTTCACCCTGCCCCCGAGACCGCCCCGGCTCGACGGATGCCCCTTTACGCACGCAACGTCGTCGCGACGAGCCAGCCCCTGGCGGCGGCGGCGGGCGTGGAGGCGTTGCGACGCGGCGGAAATGCGGTCGATGCCGCGTTGGCGACGGCCATCGCGCTCACGGTCGTGGAGCCGACCGGAAATGGCATCGGTTCCGACGCGTTTGCGTTGGTTTGGAGCGGCGGCACACTCCAGGGCCTCAACGGCAGCGGACGGTTGCCGGCGCAGTGGGACCCCTCGCGCGTCGACGGCCTGACGGAGATGCCCGCGCGCGGTTGGGATTCGGTGACGGTTCCGGGCGCGGTGGCCACATGGGTCGACCTCTCGGCACGGTTCGGGCGGATGCCGTTCTCCGAACTCTTCGACGCGGCGATTCGTTACGCGGAAGACGGATTTCCCGTGTCCCCGGTCATCGCCGCGGGCTGGGCGCGGTCCGCCGCCGTGTTTGGCGAGTTCGGGCCCTGGCGGGACACGTTCCTGCCCGAGGGGCGCCCTCCCCAAGCAGGGGAGATCGTTCGATTGCCCGACCACGCGGAAACCCTGGCGCTCATCGCGGAAACGGAGGGCGAGGCCTTCTACCGCGGCGAAATGGCGAACCGGATCGTCGAGGACGCCCGATCGCACGGGACCGCCTGGTCCCTCGAGGATCTCGCGAACCATCGCTCGGTGTGGGTCGCCCCCCTGTCCGTGGAGTACCGTGGCTGCGAGGTCCACGAGATTCCGCCCAACGGGCAGGGTCTCGCCGCCCTGGTCGCCCTGGGCATCCTCGATCGTCTCGGCGGCGCCGCCGCACGGGACTCCGCCGACTGGGTCCACCTGCAGATCGAAGCCACCAAGGTGGGCCTCGCCCTGATCGCCGAGCACCTGGCCGATCCCCAATCGATGCGCATCGACCCCGCCGCGATGCTCGAGGAGAGGGCGCTCGCCGCCTGGGCCGCCTCCATCGACCCCACGAACGCGGCCGACCCGCGGCCGACGCTGCCGGCCGACCCGGGAACGGTCCTTCTCTGTGCGGCCGACGACGAGGGGATGATGGTCTCGTTCATCCAATCGAACTACCAGGGGTTCGGATCGGGAGTCGTGGTCCCGGGGACGGGGATCGCGATGCAGAACCGAGCCTGTGGATTCCGCCTCGAACCCGGACACCCGAACGAGCCGGCACCGTCCAAGCGCCCCTTCCACACGATCATTCCGGGGTTTGCCACGCGGAACGGACAGCCGCTGCTCGCCTTCGGAGTGATGGGCGGGCCGATGCAGGCGCAAGGCCACGTGCAGATGGTCGAGCGGATCCTTGGGGCGGGTCAAGACCCGCAGGAGGCATCCGATGCGGCGCGGTGGCAGGTCGCGGGCTCCGACCTATGGCTTGAAGCCGGATTTCCCGAATCAACCGCCCGGGAGCTCGAGGCGCGCGGCCACCGCGTCGTGCGCCACCAGCCGCCCGGTCTCTTCGGCGGCGCCCAGGCGATCATGCGGCTCGACGACGCCTACTGTGCGGCCAGCGACTCCCGCAAGGACGGTTGCGCCCAAGGGTTCTGA
- the groES gene encoding co-chaperone GroES, with translation MKLKPLHDRIVVEAAAKEEVTAGGIILPDAAQEKPQRGKVLAVGPGKRLDSGQLAPVDVKVGETVLYGKYSGTEVTVGGEEYVILRAEDILAIVEGAKSSKGDKVAVSAKR, from the coding sequence ATGAAGCTCAAGCCATTGCACGACCGCATCGTCGTCGAAGCCGCGGCCAAAGAGGAAGTGACGGCCGGCGGCATCATTCTTCCCGACGCCGCCCAGGAGAAGCCGCAGCGCGGCAAGGTGTTGGCGGTGGGTCCCGGCAAGCGTCTGGACAGCGGCCAACTGGCCCCCGTCGACGTGAAAGTCGGCGAGACCGTGTTGTACGGCAAGTACAGCGGCACCGAGGTGACCGTCGGCGGAGAGGAGTACGTGATCCTGCGCGCCGAGGACATCCTCGCCATCGTCGAAGGCGCCAAGAGCAGCAAGGGCGACAAGGTCGCCGTCAGCGCCAAGCGCTAA